The Salinispora tropica CNB-440 genome has a window encoding:
- a CDS encoding HD domain-containing protein, which produces MNNDDHDADGAMSFIFEAGVLKRAARTGWWFAGVTQPESIADHSFRTALIGMMLAAMEGADPARVSMLCVLHDTQETRITDIPHIAKRYLTAAPNPTITADQVAACPPAVTDLITSAVAEYETGDTLEAIVAHDADKLECLVQAVEYRHQGIDNVQRWIDSSRTALKTTSAHRLAEAALNGLPLAWLTPPPPTA; this is translated from the coding sequence ATGAACAACGACGACCACGATGCCGACGGAGCCATGAGCTTCATCTTCGAAGCCGGCGTCCTCAAACGTGCCGCCCGCACCGGCTGGTGGTTCGCCGGCGTCACACAACCCGAGTCCATCGCCGACCACTCGTTCCGCACCGCGCTCATCGGAATGATGCTCGCTGCCATGGAAGGCGCTGACCCGGCCCGGGTGTCGATGCTGTGCGTCCTGCACGACACCCAGGAAACCCGGATCACCGACATCCCCCACATCGCCAAGCGCTACCTCACCGCCGCGCCCAACCCCACCATCACCGCCGACCAGGTCGCCGCCTGCCCACCAGCCGTCACCGATCTCATCACCTCCGCCGTCGCCGAATACGAAACCGGCGATACTCTCGAAGCCATCGTCGCCCACGACGCCGACAAACTGGAATGCCTCGTCCAAGCCGTCGAATACCGCCACCAAGGCATCGACAACGTCCAACGCTGGATCGACAGCTCACGCACGGCACTCAAAACCACCAGCGCCCACCGCCTCGCCGAAGCCGCCCTCAACGGACTACCCCTCGCCTGGCTCACCCCTCCCCCACCGACGGCATAG
- a CDS encoding OsmC family protein, producing MASGNVNVEHVDGDVYEIHVRGHHLTVDQPVDVGGTDKAPTPTELFAASLAACVSFYAGRYLDRHGDDRTGLRVHADFDMATDRPARVAAIRVTIDPPVGFPTDRIPALTAVARHCTIHNTLLNPPEVTITVE from the coding sequence ATGGCCAGCGGAAATGTGAACGTCGAACACGTCGACGGAGACGTCTACGAGATCCACGTACGCGGACACCACCTCACCGTCGACCAGCCCGTCGACGTCGGCGGCACCGACAAGGCGCCCACCCCGACCGAGTTGTTCGCTGCCTCACTCGCCGCGTGCGTCTCCTTCTATGCCGGCCGGTACCTCGACCGGCACGGTGACGACCGCACTGGGCTACGCGTGCACGCCGACTTCGACATGGCCACCGACCGGCCCGCCCGAGTCGCCGCGATCCGGGTCACCATCGACCCACCTGTGGGCTTCCCCACCGATCGCATCCCCGCGCTGACCGCGGTCGCCCGGCATTGCACCATCCACAACACCCTGTTGAACCCGCCAGAAGTGACCATCACCGTCGAGTAG
- a CDS encoding peptidoglycan-binding domain-containing protein, which translates to MAWMVVPNLDEARDQLNKRFPKRDKRSDGSIGDTSHQDSPSSHNPDRTGRPEYRDGDDLDEVRARDFDADLRDPGGVTMEHVVQLWVKLARSNDLWWVRYIIYNGRIWHRRHGFATHTYTGSNQHTSHCHVNSDFTQAADTVRGTNWRLDQLGDPGPVEPAPGPAVSFPLPSGYYFGPRSGGDRSVSGYYRRRFNGKLDRQWLAMWTKQLTRRGWPAGKGKRYLRKNGHDGLYGPEHRELITAFQADQGLSRDGLLGRNTWDAAYRNPIR; encoded by the coding sequence ATGGCATGGATGGTGGTTCCGAACCTGGATGAAGCTCGCGATCAGCTCAACAAGCGGTTCCCCAAGCGGGACAAGAGATCGGACGGCTCGATCGGAGACACCTCCCACCAGGACTCCCCGTCGAGTCACAACCCGGACCGAACCGGCCGGCCGGAATACCGCGACGGCGACGACCTCGACGAGGTACGCGCCCGAGACTTCGACGCCGACCTGCGCGACCCGGGCGGGGTCACGATGGAACACGTCGTGCAGCTGTGGGTGAAGCTTGCCCGCTCCAACGATCTGTGGTGGGTGCGGTACATCATCTACAACGGCCGGATCTGGCACCGCCGCCACGGCTTTGCCACGCATACCTACACCGGCTCGAACCAGCACACGAGTCACTGCCACGTGAATTCTGACTTCACCCAAGCTGCCGACACGGTGCGGGGTACGAACTGGCGACTCGACCAACTCGGCGATCCGGGGCCGGTCGAACCGGCACCGGGGCCAGCAGTGTCATTCCCTCTGCCGAGCGGCTACTACTTTGGTCCACGTAGCGGCGGAGATCGATCGGTGTCGGGCTACTACCGCCGGAGATTCAACGGCAAACTGGACCGACAGTGGCTCGCCATGTGGACCAAGCAGCTCACCCGCCGGGGCTGGCCCGCCGGCAAGGGAAAGAGGTACCTTCGCAAAAACGGCCATGACGGCCTGTACGGCCCAGAGCACCGAGAGTTGATCACAGCATTCCAAGCAGATCAGGGCCTGAGCAGAGACGGGCTACTCGGCCGTAACACATGGGACGCCGCCTACCGCAACCCAATTCGTTGA
- a CDS encoding membrane protein: MAGMTGLAFTTAAVATAAYAQPNQPAPSFTTATDTDLRDRATESGRNGGGTPVACDADALIAAITSANATGGGVFDLAKDCTYLLTFDIGGAGLPAVTAPITLNGGKNTTIERAAAADQFRILTVGTGGNLTLNHLKITGGQTTAAGTDGGGILVNTGGGLAVNHSAVTSNIAGGNGGGIANNGVTTVKRSTVSRNTARLEGGGIYSTGALTVGRSEVEANTGTAGGGGIASMGGTVEVAKSSLSGNWSNQGAGLFIVDSGIGSVTDTHITKNSAADVGGGVFILGQLTMQKVVLAGNTAETGAGLSVVNGSTADIMDSAIVDNTAGAQGGGIFNAGMTTLNNTKLDGNQADMGGGVQNLAAATLTFFASTVTDNLAVTDGGGIFNEVGGTVTLNTATGTTVIGNRPNNCVNVPGCAG; the protein is encoded by the coding sequence ATGGCCGGCATGACCGGCCTGGCGTTCACCACTGCCGCTGTGGCCACTGCCGCTTATGCCCAACCGAACCAGCCCGCACCGAGCTTCACCACCGCGACCGACACGGACCTCCGCGACCGGGCAACCGAGAGCGGCCGGAACGGAGGCGGCACTCCCGTCGCGTGTGACGCGGATGCCCTGATTGCCGCGATCACGTCCGCCAACGCCACCGGCGGCGGTGTGTTCGACCTGGCCAAGGACTGCACCTACCTGCTTACTTTCGATATTGGTGGGGCCGGTCTGCCCGCGGTCACCGCCCCGATCACGCTTAATGGCGGTAAGAACACCACCATCGAACGCGCCGCCGCCGCAGACCAGTTCCGCATCCTCACCGTCGGCACCGGCGGCAACCTCACCCTCAACCATCTGAAGATCACCGGTGGCCAGACCACCGCGGCGGGTACCGACGGGGGCGGCATCCTCGTCAACACGGGCGGCGGGCTGGCGGTCAACCACAGCGCTGTCACGAGCAACATCGCCGGCGGCAATGGTGGCGGTATCGCCAACAACGGCGTCACCACCGTCAAGCGCTCCACCGTCAGCCGCAACACCGCCCGACTGGAAGGGGGCGGCATCTACAGCACGGGCGCGCTGACCGTCGGCCGGTCTGAGGTGGAGGCGAACACCGGTACCGCCGGAGGAGGTGGCATCGCGAGCATGGGAGGAACGGTCGAGGTCGCCAAGAGTTCCCTCTCCGGCAACTGGTCCAATCAGGGGGCCGGTCTCTTCATCGTGGATAGCGGAATCGGCTCGGTTACCGACACCCATATCACGAAGAATTCCGCTGCCGATGTTGGTGGGGGTGTCTTCATTCTGGGGCAGCTGACGATGCAGAAGGTTGTCCTTGCCGGCAACACCGCCGAAACCGGTGCCGGCCTCAGTGTCGTCAACGGCTCCACGGCCGACATCATGGACAGCGCCATCGTCGACAACACTGCCGGTGCACAGGGCGGCGGCATCTTTAACGCTGGTATGACCACGCTGAACAACACCAAGCTCGACGGTAACCAGGCCGACATGGGCGGTGGTGTCCAGAACCTCGCAGCAGCGACGCTGACCTTCTTCGCCTCGACGGTCACCGACAATCTCGCCGTGACCGACGGCGGGGGAATTTTCAACGAGGTAGGCGGGACCGTCACCCTGAATACGGCTACCGGCACCACCGTTATCGGTAACCGTCCGAACAACTGTGTGAATGTTCCCGGCTGCGCCGGGTAG
- a CDS encoding DinB family protein, translated as MVDVTDPKGVLHHYLQATRDDLLWKLDGLGEREVRWPRTSTGNNLLGILKHCLNVEAGYFGPTFGRTFPTPEELVSVEAWEKDAQADWYARVDETKGGLIDLYRRVAAFADQTIERLPLDAPGRVMWWRPDKQDVTLQRIIVHVTCDLTRHVGQADILREQHDGAIGLHLGNTNVPDYDWSAYVARLTDLAQRFA; from the coding sequence ATGGTTGATGTGACGGACCCGAAGGGCGTGCTGCACCACTACCTGCAGGCGACTCGTGATGACCTGCTCTGGAAGCTCGACGGGCTGGGCGAACGCGAGGTGAGATGGCCGCGTACGTCGACTGGCAACAACCTGTTGGGAATCCTCAAACACTGTCTCAACGTCGAAGCTGGATACTTCGGCCCTACCTTCGGGCGCACGTTTCCGACGCCCGAGGAGTTGGTATCCGTGGAGGCGTGGGAGAAGGACGCACAGGCGGACTGGTATGCACGGGTGGACGAGACGAAGGGTGGGCTGATTGATCTCTACCGCCGGGTGGCCGCCTTCGCGGACCAGACGATCGAGCGACTCCCACTCGATGCTCCCGGGCGGGTGATGTGGTGGCGACCGGACAAGCAGGACGTGACCTTGCAGCGGATCATTGTTCACGTGACCTGTGACCTGACCCGTCACGTCGGCCAGGCTGACATCCTCCGTGAGCAGCACGACGGAGCGATCGGTTTGCATCTGGGCAACACCAACGTTCCCGACTACGACTGGTCGGCGTATGTCGCCAGGCTGACCGACCTCGCCCAGCGGTTCGCGTAG
- a CDS encoding isocitrate lyase/PEP mutase family protein: MTNSHQDQAVHFRSLHRPGQPLVLPNAWDAASARLIEEAGAAAIATTSAGVAWSVGAGDGETMGRDRALDLIARVASTVSVPVTADIEGGYAEDPDGVAETIRRVLDAGAVGVNLEDGPRPPAEHVERIGAARKAAGSALFVNARIDTYLLSIGDPATRLRDTLDRAAAYIAAGADGIFVPGVADAETIAALAAELTVPLNVMAGPGSPSISELAGLGVTRVSLGPAIALAAYATARHAARELLTAGTYQALDGSLGFAETDALMAAPA; the protein is encoded by the coding sequence ATGACCAACTCGCACCAGGATCAAGCCGTGCACTTCCGCTCCCTACACCGCCCCGGTCAACCGCTGGTGCTGCCCAACGCCTGGGACGCCGCGAGCGCCCGGCTGATCGAGGAGGCCGGCGCAGCCGCCATCGCAACTACCAGCGCCGGGGTGGCCTGGAGCGTAGGCGCGGGCGATGGCGAGACGATGGGCCGGGACCGCGCACTCGACCTGATCGCCCGCGTAGCGTCCACGGTCAGTGTGCCGGTCACGGCTGATATCGAAGGCGGGTACGCGGAGGACCCCGACGGGGTCGCCGAGACGATCCGCAGGGTGCTCGATGCCGGAGCGGTAGGGGTCAACCTGGAAGACGGTCCGCGGCCGCCCGCCGAACACGTCGAACGGATCGGGGCCGCGCGGAAGGCCGCCGGTTCGGCGCTGTTCGTCAACGCCCGGATCGACACCTACCTGCTGTCCATCGGAGATCCCGCCACCCGGCTGCGGGACACGCTGGACCGGGCGGCGGCCTACATCGCCGCCGGCGCGGACGGCATCTTCGTGCCCGGCGTGGCCGACGCCGAAACGATAGCGGCGCTCGCCGCCGAGCTCACCGTGCCGCTGAACGTCATGGCCGGGCCGGGCTCACCCTCGATCAGTGAACTCGCCGGCCTGGGTGTCACGAGGGTCAGCCTCGGCCCGGCGATCGCCCTGGCCGCGTACGCGACGGCGCGGCACGCCGCCCGCGAGTTGCTGACCGCTGGGACCTACCAGGCCCTCGACGGCTCACTGGGCTTCGCGGAGACCGACGCGCTGATGGCTGCGCCGGCCTGA
- a CDS encoding TusE/DsrC/DsvC family sulfur relay protein, whose product MPITTIAGRDIHVDDEGFLTAYDEWDADLAKQLAAQIGIDLTDAHFKVLTFLRADYAAQGETATLRRVSTLGGIPTKELFTLFPKKPAKKMAYIAGLPKPHGCV is encoded by the coding sequence ATGCCCATCACCACCATCGCCGGCCGCGACATCCACGTCGACGACGAAGGCTTCCTGACCGCCTACGACGAATGGGACGCCGACCTGGCCAAGCAACTGGCCGCCCAGATCGGCATCGACCTGACCGACGCGCACTTCAAGGTGCTCACTTTCCTGCGCGCCGACTACGCCGCCCAGGGTGAGACCGCTACCCTGCGACGCGTCTCGACGCTGGGCGGCATCCCGACCAAGGAACTCTTCACGCTGTTCCCCAAGAAGCCGGCCAAAAAGATGGCCTACATCGCCGGCTTGCCCAAACCACACGGCTGCGTCTGA
- a CDS encoding helix-turn-helix domain-containing protein: protein MAGRGRSAPQRGEVTGYLLKLIRESIPLTQEQLATDLDVDRVTVQSWESGRRPFAAMPLGQAIAVRRRLGRLGANVTLLAALDDAAEADFILTAVLNGQADRNDIAEQPLGWSVLTHRLTDLILWAVLGQTPTFARGLAVTHARRGPVASGPTLPTDEQRLFFARLHLLAERAAAERDPNVLLHRQACFLAGMDPTRTAAAWLAQTTTRARRTITFRTWSPLWPDARSVVTSLANQGDPEPLRDFLAHAHPDDTCQRAALNYSAYWVGEIPYRQCDDSFMPAPLTDWHGSVLFRHLVQRLNSTHPLIDLNIHNIWALLAVRRGLPLGNPAEGRMLLDRSTRILDSDRICPQSRQELTSIVYSLRADGITGTGTDR from the coding sequence ATGGCAGGTCGCGGACGATCAGCACCACAGCGCGGCGAGGTGACTGGCTACCTTCTCAAGCTGATCCGGGAGTCCATCCCGCTGACGCAGGAGCAACTCGCCACCGATCTGGACGTGGACCGAGTGACCGTGCAGAGCTGGGAGTCCGGACGTCGTCCATTTGCGGCGATGCCGCTCGGGCAGGCAATCGCCGTCCGGCGCAGACTCGGACGGCTCGGAGCGAACGTGACCCTTCTCGCCGCACTCGACGACGCCGCCGAGGCAGACTTCATCCTCACCGCGGTCCTCAACGGGCAGGCGGACCGCAACGACATCGCTGAACAGCCACTCGGCTGGTCCGTCCTCACCCACCGGCTGACCGACCTGATCCTCTGGGCTGTTCTCGGGCAAACACCGACCTTCGCCAGAGGGCTAGCCGTCACCCACGCCCGGCGAGGTCCGGTGGCCTCGGGACCAACCCTGCCCACCGACGAGCAACGCTTGTTCTTCGCCCGGCTTCACTTGCTCGCCGAACGCGCAGCCGCCGAACGCGACCCAAACGTTCTGCTGCACCGGCAAGCCTGCTTCCTCGCGGGCATGGACCCCACCAGGACAGCCGCAGCATGGCTCGCTCAGACCACCACCCGCGCCCGCAGGACGATCACGTTCCGCACCTGGTCACCGCTGTGGCCCGACGCCCGCTCCGTCGTCACATCCCTGGCCAACCAGGGCGACCCGGAGCCGTTGCGGGACTTCCTCGCCCACGCACACCCGGACGATACCTGCCAGCGAGCCGCCCTCAACTACTCGGCCTACTGGGTCGGGGAGATCCCGTACCGCCAGTGCGACGACTCCTTCATGCCCGCACCGCTCACAGACTGGCACGGCTCGGTTCTCTTCCGGCACCTGGTCCAACGCCTCAATTCAACGCACCCCCTTATCGACCTCAACATCCACAACATCTGGGCGCTGCTAGCCGTGCGACGCGGCCTCCCTCTGGGCAACCCCGCCGAGGGCCGCATGCTCCTCGATCGCAGCACCCGAATCCTGGACAGCGACCGCATCTGTCCGCAATCCCGACAGGAACTAACCTCTATCGTCTACAGCCTGCGCGCAGACGGAATCACCGGCACAGGGACGGACAGATGA
- a CDS encoding SMI1/KNR4 family protein — protein sequence MLDPTTVFDRSGPLEDPLTDEVLQVVEAQLGHKLPTAYVDLARRHNGGSFARDAHPAPSPTSWAEEHIGVDILAAIGHTAPFSLCGELGSAFWVAEWGYPDIGIYIADCPSAGHDMIALDYRSPGSPTVVHVDQERDYQITALAPDFETFVTGLVYESTYEFDK from the coding sequence GTGCTCGATCCCACAACTGTCTTCGACCGCTCCGGCCCGCTGGAGGACCCGCTCACCGACGAAGTCCTACAGGTAGTGGAGGCACAGCTTGGACACAAGCTACCCACCGCATACGTCGACCTGGCTCGTCGACACAACGGCGGCTCGTTCGCCCGTGATGCCCACCCGGCACCCAGTCCAACCTCTTGGGCTGAAGAGCACATCGGCGTGGACATCCTGGCGGCAATCGGTCACACCGCTCCGTTCAGTCTCTGCGGTGAGCTCGGCAGCGCGTTCTGGGTAGCGGAATGGGGCTACCCCGACATCGGCATCTACATCGCCGACTGTCCGTCGGCGGGCCACGACATGATCGCCCTTGACTACCGCTCGCCCGGAAGCCCCACCGTCGTACACGTCGATCAGGAAAGGGACTACCAGATCACAGCCCTCGCCCCCGACTTCGAGACCTTCGTGACGGGCCTGGTCTACGAATCCACGTACGAATTCGACAAATGA
- a CDS encoding GNAT family N-acetyltransferase yields the protein MAERPGKHAHRRRHSGELAGVAALHASPLLEVTGKSGRLVAMVVDGQHRSKGIGRSLVEAAENRAKELSCLRMEATSSRPREHAHRLYRQHGYEDVCERSARFMKHLR from the coding sequence CTGGCTGAACGACCCGGCAAGCACGCTCATCGGCGTCGACATAGCGGGGAACTAGCCGGAGTTGCGGCTTTGCACGCGAGTCCGCTCCTCGAAGTCACGGGCAAGTCGGGTCGCCTCGTGGCCATGGTCGTCGACGGGCAGCACCGCAGCAAGGGCATCGGGCGGTCCCTAGTTGAAGCCGCCGAGAACCGAGCAAAGGAATTGAGCTGCCTTCGCATGGAGGCTACGAGTAGCCGCCCCCGAGAGCACGCCCATCGCCTATACCGCCAACACGGATACGAGGACGTCTGTGAGCGGTCGGCACGCTTCATGAAGCACCTGCGGTAG
- a CDS encoding nitronate monooxygenase, translated as MEFPIVIQGGMGVGVSSWRLAAAVSAAGQLGVVSGVALDASLARRLQLGDEDGTLRQALSAFPAPEIAQRVLDRYYVAGGIPADKPFRPAPLLSMRPRRHANELAVVANFVEVHLAKQGHSGVVGINYLEKIQLATPAAVYGAMLAGVDYILMGAGLPSEIPSLIDALAHHQPVKLPVAVEGSPAGETHAVAFNPPDLIGQLPPLPRPRFLAIVSAASLVSYLARSPRTCPDGFVLEGSTAGGHSARPRGKMVLDDNGEPVYGERDRIDLAKVAASGLPFWVAGGQADPRQLAAVQAAGATGIQVGTAFALCRESGISPQLRHQLLQRATSGQLAVHNDPAASPTGFPFKIAQLDGTAAEDSVYQARARRCDLGYLRTPYLRPTGQIGFRCPAEPVDDYLRKGGAGEDTTGSRCLCNGLMGTIGLGQRRGGNGTEPPIITIGQDIDVLSELHRRFGDDYAAADVLHYLLTAARSGR; from the coding sequence GTGGAATTTCCGATCGTCATTCAGGGTGGGATGGGCGTCGGTGTCTCCAGCTGGCGGCTGGCCGCCGCCGTATCCGCGGCAGGCCAGCTCGGAGTGGTGTCCGGGGTAGCACTCGACGCGTCTCTGGCCCGCCGGTTACAGCTCGGCGACGAGGACGGCACGCTGCGGCAGGCACTGAGCGCCTTCCCTGCGCCGGAGATCGCCCAGCGAGTGCTGGACCGCTACTACGTGGCGGGGGGAATCCCCGCGGACAAACCGTTCCGACCGGCACCCCTGCTGAGCATGCGACCACGACGACACGCGAACGAGCTGGCTGTGGTCGCCAACTTCGTCGAAGTCCACCTGGCCAAGCAAGGCCACAGCGGTGTCGTCGGCATCAACTACCTAGAAAAAATCCAGCTCGCTACCCCCGCCGCGGTGTATGGAGCGATGCTGGCCGGGGTCGACTACATCCTGATGGGTGCCGGCCTGCCCAGTGAGATCCCTTCTCTGATCGACGCCCTGGCCCACCACCAGCCGGTCAAGCTACCCGTCGCCGTTGAGGGCAGCCCGGCGGGCGAAACCCACGCCGTCGCCTTCAACCCACCTGATCTGATCGGCCAGCTACCGCCCCTTCCGCGGCCGCGGTTCCTGGCCATCGTCTCCGCCGCGTCCCTGGTGAGTTACCTTGCCCGTAGCCCCCGCACCTGCCCCGACGGCTTCGTCCTCGAAGGGTCCACCGCGGGCGGCCACTCGGCTCGACCCCGCGGCAAAATGGTCCTGGACGACAACGGCGAACCCGTCTACGGCGAGCGGGACCGGATCGACCTGGCCAAGGTGGCCGCGTCCGGGCTGCCGTTCTGGGTAGCCGGCGGGCAGGCCGACCCACGGCAGTTGGCCGCCGTCCAGGCAGCCGGGGCCACCGGAATCCAGGTCGGCACCGCATTCGCCCTGTGTCGTGAATCCGGAATCAGCCCCCAGCTGCGACACCAGTTGCTCCAGCGGGCCACCAGCGGGCAGCTTGCGGTCCACAACGATCCGGCCGCCTCCCCGACCGGCTTCCCCTTCAAGATCGCCCAGCTGGACGGCACCGCCGCCGAGGACAGTGTCTACCAGGCCCGCGCCCGCCGGTGCGATCTGGGATATCTGCGCACCCCGTACCTACGGCCGACCGGCCAAATCGGTTTCCGGTGCCCGGCTGAGCCGGTAGACGACTACCTCCGCAAGGGCGGCGCAGGGGAGGACACCACGGGTAGCCGCTGCCTGTGCAACGGGCTCATGGGCACGATCGGCCTGGGCCAGCGACGGGGCGGCAACGGCACCGAGCCGCCGATCATCACCATCGGCCAGGACATCGATGTCCTCAGCGAGCTACACCGACGCTTCGGGGACGACTACGCGGCCGCGGACGTGCTGCACTACCTGCTCACGGCGGCCCGTTCCGGACGCTGA
- a CDS encoding type III sulfide quinone reductase, selenoprotein subtype, producing the protein MRRLLVLGAGTAGTMVVNKLRHRLARSDWQITVVEPNDTHYYQPGYLFLPFGVYSPEQVLKPTGPLISDGVELICGEVDQVMTSDNRVLLSDGRSLPYDYLVIATGVTPRPDQTPGMLDGGQWRERIFDFYTYDGALALANALDSFDEGRLVVHITDMPIKCPVAPLEFAFLADAYFRQRGMRDRVELVYATPLPGAFTKPVASARLGSMLDDRKITVESDFLVERVDDTTLVSYDEREVGFDLLVTVPLNMGADYVARSGLGNELNLVPVDRHTMLAKGYDNVFALGDASDIPTSKAGSVVHFSVEVFVDNFVDHAAGRPMTGSFDGHANCFVESGDGRALLIDFNYDTEPLPGSYPVPFVGPFRLLDEAAVNHWGKLAFRWMYWNVLLPGRPIPLPAHMSMAGKHVPRTGK; encoded by the coding sequence ATGCGACGGTTGCTTGTGCTGGGCGCTGGCACGGCGGGCACGATGGTGGTCAACAAGCTGCGGCACCGGCTGGCCCGCTCGGACTGGCAGATCACCGTGGTGGAGCCCAACGACACGCACTACTACCAGCCGGGCTACCTGTTCCTGCCATTCGGCGTGTACAGCCCGGAGCAGGTGCTCAAGCCGACCGGGCCGCTGATCTCCGACGGCGTGGAGCTGATCTGCGGCGAGGTCGACCAGGTGATGACGTCGGACAACCGGGTCCTGCTGTCCGACGGTCGGTCCCTGCCCTACGACTATCTGGTGATCGCCACCGGTGTCACACCGCGGCCAGACCAGACCCCGGGCATGCTCGACGGCGGGCAGTGGCGTGAGCGGATCTTCGACTTCTACACCTACGACGGCGCGCTGGCCCTCGCGAACGCCCTCGACTCGTTCGACGAGGGCCGGCTGGTCGTGCACATCACCGACATGCCGATCAAATGCCCGGTCGCGCCACTGGAGTTCGCCTTCCTCGCCGACGCGTACTTCCGGCAGCGTGGCATGCGGGACCGGGTCGAACTGGTCTACGCCACCCCGCTGCCCGGGGCATTTACCAAACCGGTCGCGTCCGCCCGGCTCGGCTCGATGCTCGACGACCGGAAAATCACCGTTGAGTCGGACTTCCTGGTCGAACGCGTTGACGACACCACCCTTGTCTCGTACGACGAGCGGGAAGTCGGTTTCGACCTGTTGGTCACTGTGCCCTTGAACATGGGCGCCGACTATGTTGCCCGCTCCGGGTTGGGCAACGAGCTGAACCTGGTCCCGGTCGACCGGCACACCATGCTCGCCAAGGGGTACGACAACGTTTTCGCCCTCGGCGACGCCAGCGACATCCCGACCTCCAAGGCGGGGTCGGTGGTGCACTTCTCCGTCGAGGTGTTCGTCGACAACTTCGTCGACCACGCCGCTGGCAGGCCAATGACGGGCAGCTTCGACGGGCACGCCAACTGCTTCGTTGAATCCGGCGACGGCAGGGCGCTGCTCATCGACTTCAACTACGACACCGAGCCCCTGCCGGGCAGCTACCCAGTGCCGTTCGTCGGCCCGTTCCGCCTGCTCGACGAGGCCGCCGTTAACCATTGGGGCAAGCTTGCGTTCCGCTGGATGTACTGGAACGTGCTGTTGCCCGGGCGGCCAATTCCGTTGCCGGCGCACATGTCGATGGCCGGCAAACACGTCCCGAGAACCGGAAAGTGA
- a CDS encoding DsrE/DsrF/DrsH-like family protein: protein MTTQAAPAIVPNFDDDRSTDRKLAIICSKGNLDMAYPGLILANAALGEGVETHLFFTFWGFDMITKSRMGDLKFTMLGNTATHLPQGIGGLPGMTAMATHQMKKQIAEVGVPEVPEFLEQIVASGGHLWACRMSADMMHLAKDDLYEGVEDIINAADFIEKTDGAQLLFI, encoded by the coding sequence ATGACAACCCAGGCCGCACCCGCGATCGTCCCGAACTTCGACGACGACCGGAGCACCGATCGCAAACTCGCCATCATCTGCTCCAAAGGCAATCTCGACATGGCCTACCCTGGCCTCATCCTCGCCAACGCCGCCCTGGGCGAAGGCGTCGAGACCCACCTGTTCTTCACCTTCTGGGGCTTCGACATGATTACCAAGTCGAGGATGGGCGACCTGAAGTTCACGATGCTGGGCAACACCGCCACCCACCTGCCGCAAGGCATCGGCGGTCTGCCCGGGATGACCGCGATGGCCACCCACCAGATGAAAAAGCAGATCGCCGAGGTCGGCGTCCCCGAGGTGCCCGAGTTCCTGGAGCAGATCGTCGCCTCCGGCGGGCACCTGTGGGCCTGCCGGATGTCCGCCGACATGATGCACCTGGCCAAGGACGACCTGTATGAGGGCGTCGAGGACATCATCAACGCTGCTGACTTCATCGAGAAGACCGACGGCGCCCAACTGCTGTTCATCTAG